A part of Haloarchaeobius sp. HME9146 genomic DNA contains:
- a CDS encoding sorbosone dehydrogenase family protein produces MTDRYRRRTLLSLAAATMVSGCLGGETTGDPSTSTEPPTKTTEPPMVEPDYDTSLGHDVESWSRYDPAWRAPTESPEIEVELETLVTGLEIPWDLSFAPNGDLFITERVGRVNRFAAGELESVASPEDAIDAEAVDQGSRERSWFLDGGEGGTMGTTVHPSYPDVPLVYVYYTYRHDREWYNKLVYVDVSADDPASHVKTLVDEIPANRFHNGGRIAFGPENYLWVTVGDAGQKARARDPSFLGGKVLRLTPEGEPAPGNPDHGGDPRVFTVGHRNPQCITWQPDGTPVITEHGPGPDEVSVLAPGSDYGWADARDPPAYRTTDGVTPPVASSLGNTWAPAGGVFYTADVVPAFRNRLVFGGLGSQRLKVATLTPADDGDPTTDLPPLGETGVRHDGDWTDGSWVATTHDLLVDEVGRIRHVEQGPDGALYLVTSNRDGRASGPFPTGNDDRLLRLTPA; encoded by the coding sequence ATGACCGACCGGTATCGTCGCCGAACCCTCCTGTCGCTTGCTGCCGCCACGATGGTCTCGGGGTGTCTCGGTGGCGAAACCACGGGCGACCCGAGCACGTCGACCGAGCCGCCAACGAAGACGACCGAGCCCCCGATGGTCGAGCCCGACTACGACACCAGTCTCGGCCACGACGTCGAATCGTGGTCGCGGTACGACCCAGCCTGGCGCGCCCCGACCGAGTCACCGGAGATCGAGGTCGAACTGGAGACCCTCGTCACCGGCCTCGAGATCCCCTGGGACCTCTCGTTCGCCCCGAACGGTGACCTGTTCATCACCGAGCGCGTCGGGCGAGTGAACCGGTTCGCCGCTGGCGAGCTGGAATCGGTCGCCAGCCCCGAGGACGCGATCGACGCCGAAGCGGTCGACCAGGGCAGCCGCGAGCGGAGCTGGTTCCTCGACGGTGGCGAGGGTGGGACCATGGGCACGACCGTCCACCCCTCGTACCCGGATGTCCCGCTGGTGTACGTCTACTACACGTACAGGCACGACCGGGAGTGGTACAACAAACTCGTCTACGTCGACGTCTCGGCGGACGACCCTGCCAGCCACGTGAAGACGCTCGTCGACGAGATTCCCGCGAACCGGTTCCACAACGGGGGTCGCATCGCCTTCGGACCGGAGAACTACCTCTGGGTGACGGTCGGCGACGCCGGCCAGAAAGCACGAGCTCGCGACCCGTCGTTCCTCGGTGGAAAGGTCCTTCGCCTGACGCCGGAAGGCGAACCCGCCCCGGGGAACCCCGACCACGGCGGCGACCCGCGAGTGTTCACCGTCGGACACCGGAACCCGCAGTGCATCACGTGGCAGCCCGATGGGACACCGGTCATCACCGAACACGGCCCTGGCCCGGACGAGGTGAGCGTCCTCGCCCCCGGCAGCGACTACGGGTGGGCAGACGCCCGGGACCCGCCCGCCTACCGGACCACCGACGGGGTAACGCCGCCCGTCGCCAGCAGCCTCGGGAACACCTGGGCACCGGCTGGCGGCGTCTTCTACACCGCCGATGTCGTCCCGGCGTTTCGCAACCGGCTGGTGTTCGGGGGCCTCGGCAGCCAGCGGCTGAAGGTCGCGACGTTGACCCCGGCCGACGACGGCGACCCCACGACCGACCTGCCACCACTCGGCGAGACCGGCGTGCGCCACGACGGCGACTGGACCGACGGCTCCTGGGTCGCGACCACCCACGACCTGCTCGTCGACG
- a CDS encoding Hvo_1808 family surface protein has protein sequence MKAKAIQTVTVVTLVLLAGCFGFFGSDDGTGVGDDTGPFADPATDRIGWENGYWYNESIDVDQSDGISEAEQEAFLARSMARVEVLRNLEFKEPVTVSVITREQQRANSANGSTDSESKNRWNDQVWEALFISDEQKNIEDEFGSVTGSAVLGYYAAGTNKVVMVSDDPDRLVINNATFVHELTHALQDQHFDIKRVQNQAKTQDQQLAANGLIEGEADYIEALYLERCTSGEWSCVKTPGTESSGGSSDMNLGILVTIFQPYSDGPWYVHQLVQDGGWERVNNLWVNPPQTSSALIHPDREFTPVEVTIEDQARNGWQTFEHGTDTVGEASIYSMFWYQSRQYNISTINTSTFSTPSGIYDRFDYRSPPSAGWVGDAVLPYQNSDGEYGHVFVTEWATPADATEFRQAYQTILAGHGGSEQSPGIWVIPDGGFADAFRIHQTGTTVTIVNGPTVDDLDDIRP, from the coding sequence GTGAAGGCGAAGGCGATACAGACAGTCACGGTCGTTACCCTCGTCCTCCTCGCCGGCTGTTTCGGATTCTTCGGGTCCGACGACGGGACCGGCGTGGGCGACGACACCGGGCCGTTCGCCGACCCCGCGACCGACCGCATCGGCTGGGAGAACGGCTACTGGTACAACGAATCGATAGACGTCGACCAGAGCGACGGCATCAGCGAGGCGGAACAGGAGGCGTTCCTCGCCCGCTCGATGGCCCGCGTCGAGGTCTTGCGCAACCTGGAGTTCAAAGAACCGGTGACCGTCTCGGTCATCACCCGGGAGCAACAGCGCGCGAACTCGGCCAACGGGAGCACCGACAGTGAGAGCAAGAACCGCTGGAACGACCAGGTGTGGGAGGCACTGTTCATCTCCGACGAGCAGAAGAACATCGAGGACGAGTTCGGCTCGGTGACCGGCTCGGCCGTCCTCGGCTACTACGCCGCCGGCACGAACAAGGTCGTCATGGTCAGCGACGACCCCGACCGGCTGGTCATCAACAACGCGACGTTCGTCCACGAGCTCACCCACGCGCTGCAGGACCAGCACTTCGACATCAAGCGCGTCCAGAACCAGGCGAAGACCCAGGACCAGCAACTCGCCGCCAACGGCCTCATCGAGGGCGAAGCCGACTACATCGAGGCGCTGTACCTCGAACGCTGTACGAGCGGTGAGTGGTCCTGCGTGAAGACCCCGGGCACCGAGTCCAGCGGCGGCAGCAGCGACATGAACCTCGGCATCCTCGTCACCATCTTCCAGCCGTACTCCGATGGCCCGTGGTACGTCCACCAGCTGGTGCAGGACGGTGGCTGGGAGCGCGTGAACAACCTGTGGGTGAACCCGCCCCAGACCTCCAGCGCGCTCATCCACCCGGACCGCGAGTTCACCCCCGTGGAGGTGACCATCGAGGACCAGGCACGCAACGGCTGGCAGACGTTCGAGCACGGCACGGACACCGTCGGTGAAGCGTCCATCTACTCGATGTTCTGGTACCAGTCCCGCCAGTACAACATCTCGACCATCAACACCTCGACGTTCTCGACCCCGTCGGGCATCTACGACCGGTTCGACTACCGGAGCCCGCCCTCTGCTGGCTGGGTCGGCGACGCCGTCTTGCCCTACCAGAACAGCGACGGCGAGTACGGCCACGTCTTCGTGACCGAATGGGCCACGCCCGCCGACGCGACCGAGTTCCGGCAAGCCTACCAGACCATCCTCGCTGGCCACGGCGGCAGCGAGCAGTCACCCGGCATCTGGGTCATCCCCGACGGCGGGTTCGCGGACGCCTTCCGCATCCACCAGACGGGGACGACCGTCACCATCGTCAACGGGCCGACGGTCGACGACCTCGACGACATCCGGCCGTAG
- a CDS encoding bacterio-opsin activator domain-containing protein, translating into MSDTNTTDGNTTIGPTPGDDDHGGSFGAATLDAIPTQFAVLATDGSIVYTNDAWREFARDNGFEDDPSMVGTNYLTVCDRSSTDDATDAAAGIEAVLRDERDVYSLEYPCHSPTTKRWFVMRASRFDHAGETFVLVLHLDITGRKQSEAAVEHRNRQLEQVNRVGRLVREVIASLLDVSRREDLESIVCRELANARFCRLAWVVDRSVDGSIRPRDGAGDDDLLDEMAALGPSMIERTTVGEALDGQGPLVERVASDPVQELAMGAGCTAYTAVPLTYRGARYGALVVHTDQPDAFGGLERDAFAVLGNTLGYAMNAVESRELLHGEFATEVRVHVDAKHAPLAAVSRAADEPLVLTASTVAADGLRLYAEGKDVSPETVVATLETHPDVTHASVLGEHDGRCRFCCVVTGGSPLLRVAQRGAGNRAATVTGDRYDLTVETASTADIGDLVAQLQTEFDRVDLRAKKRVERESDSALAYWERLEARLTDRQLAILEASFNAGYFEWPRNADGGDIAATFDISPPTFHEHLRGGLSKVMSELFEEQS; encoded by the coding sequence ATGAGCGATACCAACACGACAGACGGGAACACCACCATCGGCCCCACGCCGGGGGATGACGACCATGGTGGCTCCTTCGGTGCTGCCACGCTGGACGCGATTCCGACGCAGTTCGCGGTGCTGGCTACCGACGGTTCCATCGTCTACACCAACGACGCCTGGCGAGAGTTCGCGCGAGACAACGGCTTCGAGGACGACCCGAGCATGGTCGGCACCAACTACCTCACGGTGTGTGACCGCAGTTCGACGGACGATGCGACGGACGCGGCGGCCGGCATCGAGGCGGTGCTGCGGGACGAGCGGGACGTCTACTCGCTCGAGTATCCGTGTCACAGCCCGACGACGAAGCGGTGGTTCGTCATGCGAGCCAGTCGGTTCGACCACGCGGGCGAGACGTTCGTGCTGGTGTTACACCTCGACATCACCGGGCGCAAGCAGTCCGAGGCGGCGGTCGAACACCGGAACCGACAGCTCGAACAGGTCAATCGCGTCGGCCGGCTCGTCCGGGAGGTCATCGCGTCGCTCCTGGACGTCTCGCGTCGTGAAGACCTCGAGAGCATCGTCTGTCGGGAGCTCGCGAACGCGAGGTTCTGCCGCCTCGCGTGGGTCGTCGACCGCAGTGTCGACGGGAGCATCCGGCCCCGGGACGGCGCGGGCGACGACGACCTGCTCGACGAGATGGCGGCCCTCGGACCGTCGATGATCGAGCGCACGACGGTCGGCGAGGCGCTCGACGGGCAGGGCCCGCTGGTCGAGCGCGTCGCGTCCGACCCGGTACAGGAACTGGCGATGGGTGCGGGCTGTACGGCCTACACGGCGGTACCGCTCACGTACCGGGGTGCCCGGTACGGGGCTCTCGTCGTCCACACCGACCAGCCCGACGCCTTCGGCGGCCTCGAACGCGACGCGTTCGCGGTGCTCGGGAACACACTCGGCTACGCGATGAACGCCGTCGAGTCCCGGGAGCTCCTCCACGGCGAGTTCGCGACCGAGGTTCGCGTCCACGTCGACGCGAAGCACGCACCCCTCGCTGCGGTTTCGCGGGCGGCCGACGAGCCACTCGTCCTCACCGCGAGCACCGTCGCCGCCGACGGGCTCCGCCTGTACGCCGAAGGGAAAGACGTGTCGCCCGAGACGGTCGTCGCCACCCTGGAGACCCACCCGGACGTGACACACGCCTCGGTGCTGGGCGAACACGACGGACGCTGCCGGTTCTGCTGCGTGGTGACGGGCGGGTCGCCGCTGCTCAGGGTCGCCCAGCGCGGCGCGGGGAACCGGGCCGCGACGGTCACCGGCGACCGGTACGACCTGACCGTCGAGACCGCCTCGACCGCGGACATCGGCGACCTCGTCGCGCAGCTCCAGACCGAGTTCGACCGGGTCGACCTGCGCGCGAAGAAGCGGGTGGAGCGCGAGTCAGACAGCGCGCTCGCGTACTGGGAACGGCTGGAAGCCCGGCTCACCGACCGCCAGCTCGCCATCCTCGAGGCGTCGTTCAACGCGGGGTACTTCGAGTGGCCGCGGAACGCCGACGGCGGGGACATCGCCGCCACGTTCGACATCTCCCCGCCGACGTTCCACGAGCATCTGCGTGGGGGGCTCAGCAAGGTGATGAGCGAACTGTTCGAGGAACAGTCCTGA
- a CDS encoding cupin domain-containing protein — protein sequence MNHVALEAVTDDRIGDGSERRRLTGPLGTTDLALSHYRLAPGDGFPGGLHAHTDQAEVFVVLAGVATFETPEAPGGEVTVSAGEAIRFGPGEFQTGWNRGDTDCVALALGAPRDTEDTRIPIACPDCGHGDLRLEVARDTPALVCPDCDAAHVPEPCPTCGDGELVARLGPDEEAIAVCETCGDEFATPPLG from the coding sequence ATGAACCACGTCGCGCTCGAGGCTGTGACCGACGACCGCATCGGCGACGGGAGCGAGCGACGTCGCCTCACCGGACCACTCGGGACGACCGACCTCGCGCTCAGCCACTACCGTCTCGCCCCCGGCGACGGGTTCCCGGGGGGGCTCCACGCCCACACCGACCAGGCGGAGGTGTTCGTCGTCCTCGCCGGGGTCGCGACGTTCGAGACGCCCGAAGCGCCCGGCGGCGAGGTCACCGTGTCGGCGGGGGAGGCCATCCGGTTCGGCCCCGGCGAGTTCCAGACCGGGTGGAACCGCGGCGACACCGACTGCGTCGCCCTCGCGCTGGGGGCCCCGCGGGACACCGAGGACACGCGGATACCGATCGCGTGCCCGGACTGTGGCCACGGCGACCTGCGCCTCGAGGTCGCCCGCGATACCCCTGCTCTGGTCTGTCCCGACTGCGACGCAGCGCACGTCCCGGAGCCGTGTCCCACGTGCGGGGACGGCGAACTGGTCGCCCGGCTGGGCCCGGACGAGGAGGCGATTGCGGTCTGCGAGACGTGTGGGGACGAGTTCGCGACGCCACCCCTGGGGTGA
- a CDS encoding helix-turn-helix domain-containing protein yields MSVFVEFTVKSPMLREARSRAPGMTFQIHDLRLKDGLTVILVFSAYGDEYEAFEAGMADDETLSEFSILSDSEDRRLYRATMAKESAEQALYPFVVDHDIFFQAHTATAEESQIRATVANEETFQEFIAYCDRHDISLTVQRILREHQENRSREKEADLPELTPAQREALEASVKAGYYEVPRQSTLEDVADELGVSSQATSERLRRGMRTVLRETLLSDEFEDDQDERPVEIR; encoded by the coding sequence ATGAGTGTCTTTGTCGAATTCACCGTCAAATCACCGATGCTACGGGAAGCCCGAAGCCGTGCGCCGGGGATGACCTTCCAGATTCACGACCTCCGGCTCAAGGACGGCCTGACCGTCATCCTCGTCTTCTCGGCGTACGGCGACGAGTACGAGGCGTTCGAGGCGGGCATGGCGGACGACGAGACGCTCAGCGAGTTCAGCATCCTCTCGGACTCCGAGGACCGCCGCCTGTACCGTGCGACGATGGCCAAAGAGAGCGCGGAACAGGCACTCTACCCCTTCGTCGTCGACCACGACATCTTCTTCCAGGCACACACGGCGACGGCGGAGGAGTCCCAGATTCGAGCGACCGTCGCCAACGAGGAGACGTTCCAGGAGTTCATCGCGTACTGCGACCGCCACGACATCTCCCTGACCGTCCAGCGAATCCTCCGCGAGCATCAGGAGAACAGGAGCCGAGAGAAGGAGGCCGACCTCCCGGAACTCACCCCGGCACAGCGGGAGGCGCTCGAAGCGAGCGTCAAAGCGGGCTACTACGAGGTCCCGCGACAGAGCACGCTCGAAGACGTCGCCGACGAGCTCGGCGTCTCCAGCCAGGCGACCTCCGAGCGACTCCGGCGCGGGATGCGGACGGTGCTCCGGGAGACCCTCCTCTCCGACGAGTTCGAGGACGACCAGGACGAGCGTCCGGTCGAGATTCGGTGA
- a CDS encoding AIM24 family protein, whose translation MDLEQFTRENAPKTGGDGFQLENSKLLDVALDGTVMAKAGSMVAYEGDISFERKSAGGLTGMLKKAATGEGSVMMEATGRGNLYLADQGKKVQILSLDPGEEISVNGNDVLAFDSSVEWDIRTIDSIAGVTTGGLFNVYLEGPGNVAITTHGEPLVLETPVSTDPDATVAWSSAVSPGVKTDRNIKGFLGKSSGETYQLDFSEPGGFVIVQPYEETGPAQ comes from the coding sequence ATGGATCTCGAACAATTCACCAGGGAGAACGCACCGAAGACGGGCGGAGACGGATTCCAGCTCGAGAACTCGAAACTGCTCGACGTGGCCCTCGACGGGACCGTCATGGCGAAAGCCGGCTCGATGGTCGCCTACGAGGGCGACATCTCGTTCGAGCGGAAGTCTGCTGGCGGGCTGACAGGGATGCTGAAGAAGGCTGCGACGGGGGAGGGCTCGGTCATGATGGAGGCGACGGGCCGGGGCAACCTCTACCTCGCCGACCAGGGCAAGAAGGTCCAGATACTCAGCCTCGACCCCGGCGAGGAGATCAGCGTGAACGGCAACGACGTGCTCGCGTTCGACAGCAGCGTCGAGTGGGACATCCGGACCATCGACAGCATCGCCGGCGTGACCACCGGCGGGCTGTTCAACGTCTACCTCGAGGGGCCGGGCAACGTCGCAATCACGACCCACGGCGAGCCGCTGGTGCTGGAGACGCCGGTCTCGACGGACCCGGACGCGACGGTCGCCTGGAGCAGCGCCGTCTCTCCGGGGGTCAAGACGGACCGCAACATCAAGGGCTTCCTCGGGAAGTCCTCGGGTGAGACGTACCAGCTCGACTTCAGCGAACCCGGCGGTTTCGTCATCGTCCAGCCGTACGAGGAAACCGGGCCGGCACAGTAA